The nucleotide window TTCGTCTGCATCTTTGTCTGTAAGTAACCATCGGCAGGTGCGTTCTTCAATAGTAGCTGAATATGTTTTGCCAAGAGTCAGGGAGTTGAACCACAGCTCATTTGTTGCAACGAGCATGAGTGTTTCTTTAGTGGTTTTAGGCGTTGAATCTGTTCCGCCGCTGCAAAGACTAAGAATGGTACAATCTACGACTGTAACGTCTTTGCCATTAAAAATGATATGTTCTTCTAACATTGTGTCTCCGTATGGTGTACGTGGGATACTTTTTTATATTTTACGACTATGCTGGTTGAGTTTTATAACAGTATCATATGTTGCCTCAACCTGCTTGGTAGACATTAAACGCAAAAAAGCCAGTCTTTCGACTGGCTTTAATGACGTGGTGGTGGGGGGAGGATTTGAACCTCCGAAGGCGTACGCCGACAGATTTACAGTCTGTTCCCTTTGGCCACTCGGGAACCCCACCTGCTTGTGCTGTTGTCCGTGGGATATATTCCCTGACAACGGAGACGGTTTCTACGCATGTCGTATTAATTTGGCAAGTAAAAAAGGTAAAAATGATAAATTAATTGGATAATCAAGTTATGGCTTCAATAAATCAGTGTGACACGAGTATGGTTCGCAGTGTTGATGAATAGGAGCTATAAGTTTCTGCTAGCTGTTGTAACGTAGTATCAGGCTGTAGTGGCGCTTGTGTGCAAAGAGGTCAATCATCCATTGGCTAACAGTTGTTCATTCTCTGAATATGAAATAATATGGTTAACGAGAGTTAATACAACGCTGCTCCACAGCAGCCGGAAATATAAGGACAGGTGATGGCATGGCAAATGAAAATGGAAAAGTCGCAAAAGTACTTTCACCCGTAAGTGCAGGTATTTTAGCTCTTGGAATAGTGGCGGCAGCGGCTGTGATTATGTTGGGACTTATCAATTTTCGCGGTTCAGAGCGTTATGTCACTGTAAAAGGGCTTGCTGTAAAAGATGTTGAGGCAAATATGGCCTCGTGGTCCATAAAGCATGTTGTTACAGGTGATGATCTCGCAGCATTGCAGGTGACAATTGAAGCAAACTCCAACTTGATTAAAAAATTTTTGGTAGATAGTGGATTGCCTAAGGATATTAAGTTTTTTAAAACTGTTGATGTGCAGGATCGTTTTGCCCTTACATATGGGCAAGGTGCACCAGTTGGGCAGCGCTACATAGTGTCTGAAACCATCACTGTTCAGACAG belongs to Halodesulfovibrio sp. MK-HDV and includes:
- a CDS encoding SIMPL domain-containing protein; its protein translation is MANENGKVAKVLSPVSAGILALGIVAAAAVIMLGLINFRGSERYVTVKGLAVKDVEANMASWSIKHVVTGDDLAALQVTIEANSNLIKKFLVDSGLPKDIKFFKTVDVQDRFALTYGQGAPVGQRYIVSETITVQTDKLDAVDRAYQDVGELIKQGVSIVKEGQPGSGNPIYIFTQLNGVKPEMIHAATLNARSSAEQFAKDSGAVVGAIKQANQGVFQLLPRNSGEMYMERFSRYKTIRVVSTIKFYLK